The genomic stretch AAGCACCCTCCTTATGTTGTTTAATTAACTACTATAGTTGAAAGCcgtatcttcataatattccttGATGTCATAATGACCATCCTCGTAGAACATTGgtatcatcctcgtgctccttagcagggtatgaagatAATCTCCATCGTGTTGCAACTTTCTTGGTTACGcaagattacactatactaatttaaatcgtgAGTATGATCGCTCGCCGTTGCATAAAATATCACTTAGCATCAGCTCTTCTTGTCTCCACCTTGACTTAAGGGTTTGCCCTaaactttcatattctcgtttgttttcgtcactcgggaaagtgatagattatctcaacttaaaactacggttcgtgcgtattcaatctagcctacaacataaACACTCTACATCTACCACAATTAACGCCATTCATAccacaagataaacacacaacattttgaCATCCCATAGCTAAACACTTTCGCACTTCACATTTCTTTTCAAAACTTTTTGACACAAAAGTTTTCTtcacactttcacactttcctcaaaaattttcaacatctcacttttaaagtaaaagttttgactcaaaactaaaacgtacttttgcatcaactttcatcgttcgtataaaacactccatagaataatgCAATatactttgcacctcataacgtcacacttccatagctcaattttacaacgaaaaagttaaaactatttttcttgaaactcaaaattttttgaacaattcataaacacaacatttccTTTCATCAAATCTTTTCATAAAAGATAAgtcaccccattgcataaatatcgcaaaacatacatatattttttttataaccaTAGCTcatctatcccattgtaaaacatactttgttttaataACTATAGttcttctatcccattgtaaaacatactcttttttttcataaccatagcttctcatctcctttcctgaaaactttctcataaaatttttcataaaataaattacctctttcttgcttgagcgtggcgaagcgggatgttgagccttcaatacacaattattattttatcttcttttactttattttatttattattttagtctagcgaaacaagtctagaccaagactgaaaaagactatcggctccagagcggaaagaaaaatcgctctgataccactttgtcgcgcccgcattttctaaggatataAAACACGGTTGATTGCGACTAGGGAGGATTAAAGTCCAGAGGATTGCGActagcggggaagaaaggggaaaacaacacaactcgacagTAGtacgaaacaaatgggaatagctcaaataaaatcagagtatctcaacaatcaacaactcaaaaatgaatattatgtCAGcaatacaagaactcaaaagaaggacaactacttagcggaagcatttgagagaaggaatatgccacgtgtgaagacatgacacattctacacatttaaatttcttcaacggtcttgctcaacacccaccacacccgccacgctcaacctgcacatttttaaaaagaaaatgcagGGCAGAgtagtacttgatgcactcagtggactcatgccgaaaatattttataaaaaagtatttatcatgccaccattgagtgaccttggtgttttaactttagaaatcgcccaagacactaaaatcatttccatcgtaaaactcgtgactgcagtcattttccatagatgtctaccatatctgatccattgatgacaaggaacgtggccacattccaagtcactacaCCGACCAACTcgaagagatagcgcacgatctccataggtgtacactagcctgaacggggactcactccctagacagacccgaatttgATTATCCAATGATGGCAAAAgtcacatcagataggttccatagaataaaacaaaacacggcatgacaaatattcatatcattttcacataaaaatatacttagggcattgcccttatttaaaaagaaagcccacggTAAAAGTTTAGTTCGAAAAGATCACAGTAAAACTTTAGTTCAAAAGCCAACCTCAAGTTcttaatccgaaattatttcatttctcttgatatcacgtctcgcttgcaaggaatcacctttagcatttaaataacacataaatcaacacaatgaatcaagtaaataaataagatgcatgcaccctaattaaaatcgtttatctcgtttctcggttttcgattattccgcgGTCACCCAaagttcctccgttggctcctcgtatttccaccacgatatcgaattaaaaatcccaaaattatttAAGCACATTAATCATCGAAATTATTTTCCCTCGAAAATgcatttatttcggacttaggataaaattCCTCGTTCTTTGAAAAGTgtctaaattaattaaataactccCCAATATATGATGTAaaacaaagaagaagaaaaaagttgAGGATCAAGATTTGAATTGCTCTATGCAAAAAACCTTTAGGTTGAACCTATGTTGCCAAATTATGCAGGCAGGCAGGCACTAAATATGAAACACAATGCTATAAGTTACAACAGTTTCACAAGGCCTTAAACACGACGTTCGGGAGTCGACACCAAAGAGGTGCAAGCCACCTCGGGCACACTAGTTTGGGAAGAAAATCCAAGAGCTTTGCCCATTCTTTATGCGATAACAAACAACAATATAAGCGTTACCGCTGTCAGTTGGACAATGGAGGGAAGTCGTCTTCATCCTTGAGTCGGTATGAAGACCTCGACGCAATCCTACAAGCAACGAAGCAACGCAAATTGCTTAAATACAAGACGAGCAGGCAATATCATCGTCACCAAACATGAGTTGGGACTGAATTTTTACCGATCCTGCTCACTGCTTAGTGCAGTTTGCGTCTTGTGCGCCCCAGACAGAGTTCTGGGAGACGAAGAGACTGCTCTTTGTAGCCAACTGTTTTCTGACCCGGGTGGATGTCCAACAAACTCAACTTCAGTGCCCTCCCGGTGGATGAGCGAGCCATTTGCGTTAGGATGCCCGTACTGATGAAGAGGGTAGCTGTCGGACGAGCTAGCACCAGAGGCTACAGCTTTGTGGGCCCCAGACGGAGTTCTGGGAGACGAAGAGACTGTTCTTTGTGGCCAACTATTTTCTGACCCGGGTGGATGTCCAACCAGCTCAACTTCAGTGCCCTCCCGGTAGATGAGCGAGCCATTTGCACTAGGATGCCCGTACTGATGAGGAGGGAAGTTGTCGGACGAGCTACCACCAGAAGCTACAGCTTTGTCAACGGGCTGTGAGAGCTCGTGGCTGCTTCTGTCTAGCATATTTGGCTCCGGAAAGCTCATATTTCGCCAGTTGTGATGACGTGTGGATCCTGACGGTGCCTGGATACTTTCTTTCTGAACCGGAAATCTATTACCATGAGGCGACGTATTCTACAAACATCACAAAGTAAAAGGGCAATAATTATATACGCAAAGATCatattttgcaaaaataatagATCACCCTACCATATATGGCAAATATGTTCCCGTCCCGCGGTGTTTTGGCACATCCTCCCATGGAAATGGGACAGCTGGCAAAAGTACGGGTTGTATGCCATAGATAACCGGACTATGATGAAAGCCACTGTGATGATGGGAGAAACTGTTCTGATTATAATGTAATACAGGGAAACCTTCCCACGGGTAGGTAGGTCTTGGCAAAGGATGCACGGGCAAAGGATGCACACCTAAGCCATTTTCATAGCACCATCGACCATATTGCAAATGTCGAATGCAACAATCATAATCCCCCGTAAGATCCATTGAATTTAATGATTCGGCCAATCCACTCATACTTGCGCGACACTGGTCCGTTACCACATGATTAGAATCCCTCAGTTCAGCTGAAAACACTGTGTTGCAATTGTCAACTGACATGTTTTCTTCACGACTGCCAACAGTAGAAACTCCTCCTTCACCGGTTCCTGAAAAGGCTGATAAAGAAGCATTCTTTCCAACATCCAACTTATATGAATCTATGATTCCATTGACACTCTCTTCTGCCCTTGGAGTTTGAGAACCCAAATCAATGTCTAATGTCTTTTGAATCCCCTGAGGAAAATCTTCGGACATTTTACCCGAACTAGGCTGCCAAGCTGCAGTTGATACGGCATACGCCTCTATGTATTCGTCAAAATTGTCAGTTCTACAAATCCCTTGATAGGGAACAACAGATACAGCTCTGTTGCTTATTAGCAATTTGTCGAAATCCTGAATATCAGGCCTTTGTCCACCTCCATGTCTTGCCATGGTGTTTGCGAAGAACTTTGTAAGCTCGTTAGCAATGGAATCTTGAGGCTGTAGTAGTATCCTTGCAAGTTTTCTAGCTGCATAGGAGAAGGCACTGCGTATCCGGTACAAGTTCcctttacaaaacacatatttttacaaaaagagaCGTCAAATTCTACATACGAACCAATTCATATCCAGATACAACTCATGCAGTCGATGTTTATACATTAAAATAGTAGACAGATGTATGTATATTATAGACTACTCAAAAGCGTATAATTCTATCCAAATGCAGTAAAAAACGATGCATACCTTTGCTGACACTACGCCCAAGATTATTCAAATCTTTCAGTGGATCAACTATATTAAGATGCTTCTTCGGAAACACAAGTGGAGTTTTGTCACCAACTCTAGAGGGAACTGAAAACATGCGGATACAATTATTCAGGAAATCATTGCTCAGCAATAAATGTTTGTCACTATCTTCTGGGATCTCAACTGCAAACAGAGAACACAAGAATAAGTTAAATTTCAGCCATCCCATAATGCAACTATGTGAttccaattaataaaaaaaatgctcaCCAACAAAATCTGGCAGTGAAGAAAGGCGAACTACGCCAGTATCCCAGTCAAATTTGCTGAAACAGTCCAGAAACTTGTATAGAACCTGAAGTAGAATATGCTTTTGTTATGTTTATTAAGTCAAGGGAAAACAAAGAAATGGATTGTACTTAGGAGGACTCACGGCTAAAGGTCCCTCTAGAGCTGAGTGATACAGATTGAAAATGTAAAGCACGAGCGTCTCCAAGGCATAAGTAGAAATCAACCCATGATGAGCACCAAGAATACGACTTTCGTAGTAGCACCATGCCTTGATCAAGATAATACTGCGCTTGAACAGATGGTCTCGGCCAATCAGACGATCAACctgaaaatgaaagaaattgcaTCATAACTGTTGTCAAGATTTCTGATCAAGGAATAAAATAAGTCAATACACATAATTTACCTGCTCGAGGAAGCATAAAGTACACAGGCCCCCAATTTGATTAACCGATATGTCCACAACAATATCCTGAACAATACATTTCACAAGCTTAACCTGCCACATAAGAAAGCTGCTTCATTAAGCCAAACTAAACAAACTTCCATAAATTTCAAGTGATTTAAGCAGGCCCCTTTGAATTAATATCCAAACTTTTATCAGCAAAACGAATGCCCAATGACATTGATAGAGTAACCTCCATCTCCAGAGCCACACCACTAAGACCTAAGTTATCATTATGCCATATAACTCAAAATGATAGATTAATTAGATTCTAGAGGTTTTTCACAAGAAGGGTTTCATGACCTCTCTGAAACATCTATCAGCCATGGAACAAGATGGTGGAACCAGAATATTCTTAATTATGAAATAGAcagtatttattactccctctgtccctactaagatgacacatttttttcgcacttgttttgaaaaaatgatgataaatagttaaaatagagaaaaaataaagcaagttAGAGAATATTGTAGAAGACACTATCTTCTatattattatcttttttactttattttctctccactttaactatttattatcatttttccaaaacatgtgaaAAAAAGGAACGTGTCCTTAtctgggacggagagagtatctaATTAAGTATCTTTACTCATAAAAAAGTAAGCGTACCTCAGCGCGGATGAGTTGAACATCCTTTACTACGAACTCAGCATCTGTAtttgcttcttgttcttttaaTACAGATCTCATTTTATCTGCCAAAGTATCTTCGACATGTGCGCCCCCAAAGGCGGTTAAATCAATGTCTCCGTCTGGAAGATATGTTTTTAGTGGCACGGATCCATACGGGAAGACCTGCAAAAAGTTCAAAATTTAtcgaacaaataaaaatataagagTTTGGGGCAAAAAAGAAAGACTATTTGATAGGAATTCCTCTCAACGAACCCATTCCATTTTGTACAAATATTATACTCCTTAGGCTCGTTATAACTTTAGCTTGAACAATATGTTTAGAGTGGAAGTAAACATGagaaaagtaattttttttcctacCATTTAGGGAAATTAAACAGTATTGAACAGTAATAGTTTATGAACTAAGTCCCCACGACTCCTTTAGGTTATAAGTATCAGATATTTTAAATGGAATAAATTCATTAACAAAGTTATTAAATggttattattgttattttttgatAATACCTTCCTCATATGTGCTAACACATGTCTAAAGTAAACTTATAACAAACATAAATTCCAACACAGGAGCAATATATTAAGAAAGTGCGGAATATAGATTTTTGATATCCAtataattaattacaaattaGTATGTGTTATCATATATGTTCATAAAAGGAAATGGCTTTGTCGATAAATGCATGTAACAACAAAGTTAAATGGATTTAGAATAGCCTTAAAGCAACTAAACAACAGAAGAAAACTATCAAAACATCTTTTGCCAATTACGTCTAAACACAACAAGTCTCCCAAATCCCATATCAAAATGAAAGATGTGTTGACCAATTGATAAATCTTTTTTATGTTGGACACAATAAATAGAGAACTTTCCTAGATATCAAACATGTGTCAAGAAAAAAACTATTTGTCGCACATCGTCAACTTTTTCCATATATTGTTTAGCCTTAATTAAAAGATTTATCGATAAATGCATATAACGAAAAAGTTGTGTGAATTTAGAATAACCTTTATAGCAACTAAACAACGGGAAAACATATCAGTGCATATTTAGCCAATTATCCCTAAGCCCTAAACACAATAAGTCTCCCATATCCAGATAACGACACGTGGACTAATTTGATAAATCTTTCCTATGTCGGAGCCAGCAAACAACTACTTCCTAATTAATACCTCCAAAAAAACCCTTCTATCTCAGATCCCCAACTTCCTTTCAGATATATACGCATTGCACAGCATTAATTACGCAAGAGAAAAAACCGGAACGATCGCACCTACATTTTCCATAAATGCTATCCTCGTatacaaatcaaatcatatTATATCCATGCATGCAAACCAAATTAGAACATCAAAGAATGCATGGTGAAATCACCATTGATCCATGCTACGCATCACACAGACACAAAAATTCCATAGCACACAATTAGAGTGCGGCTACCTGCCATCAACAAATGCAAGATTTCATCTTGCAATCAGTGTAACTGTCACCTACCATTCTAACCACGAGATTTCTCTTCAGGAAATCACCATATGTTGATAACATAGCATACGTAGAGAGGCCCTTCTAAACATAAGATTTGCAATCGAGCCAACACCATGAGCAATGACATAGCATACATAGAGAGCCGTTAAACTACCATCCTAAAATCTAAACGCAAGAATTCCCATCGAGCAATCACCATAAGTCACAATAAATCATATATAGAGAGCCACTAATCTACcattctaaaccctaaacagGAGACTTCTCACCGAGTAATCACCATAAGTCAGTAAACGTAGCATATTTTTTAGTGCCTAACATCTTTAGATGCAAGAATCCTCATCAAACAATCACCATGTGCATCATAATACAGCATATATATTTGTCAAAACCAGTGGCAAAACATAGGCATAAAATGTATGCAAACAAACATAATCATTCACAGAAAATGAACATGAAAACTTAATAATTCACCTCAGCGCCAACACAATCCCTGAATAATCTCTGAATATAATCAACCACCTCTTTTCTTCTCTCCTCTGACACAGGAGTGGGTTGTGCCTTTCCAATTATCTCAGCCGCGGCTCTCTCAGCCACCGCCCAATTTTCCGCCCCAATCTCCAACCGGTTCGGCTCAGCGAATGGAGGTGAATGTGAAGCCATCTCCGCTACTCCGCCGCCAACCGGAAGACCACCCATTTAATCTCAATAAAAACTTAATCTTTTCACTTCAGCAATTCATACACATCCAATAATTCCAACCCAATTCACACATATCACAACATAAACAACATTCGATCATGaaaaaaataacaagaaaaaaatacaaattaaaagcACAAAAAAGATGCTCCCTTTTCCACTCACTGAGCGAAATGGGAAAAAGGGATTGGACTAAAGAGGGAAAAAAAGATGCCCA from Salvia splendens isolate huo1 chromosome 4, SspV2, whole genome shotgun sequence encodes the following:
- the LOC121799277 gene encoding uncharacterized protein LOC121799277; amino-acid sequence: MGGLPVGGGVAEMASHSPPFAEPNRLEIGAENWAVAERAAAEIIGKAQPTPVSEERRKEVVDYIQRLFRDCVGAEVFPYGSVPLKTYLPDGDIDLTAFGGAHVEDTLADKMRSVLKEQEANTDAEFVVKDVQLIRAEVKLVKCIVQDIVVDISVNQIGGLCTLCFLEQVDRLIGRDHLFKRSIILIKAWCYYESRILGAHHGLISTYALETLVLYIFNLYHSALEGPLAVLYKFLDCFSKFDWDTGVVRLSSLPDFVVEIPEDSDKHLLLSNDFLNNCIRMFSVPSRVGDKTPLVFPKKHLNIVDPLKDLNNLGRSVSKGNLYRIRSAFSYAARKLARILLQPQDSIANELTKFFANTMARHGGGQRPDIQDFDKLLISNRAVSVVPYQGICRTDNFDEYIEAYAVSTAAWQPSSGKMSEDFPQGIQKTLDIDLGSQTPRAEESVNGIIDSYKLDVGKNASLSAFSGTGEGGVSTVGSREENMSVDNCNTVFSAELRDSNHVVTDQCRASMSGLAESLNSMDLTGDYDCCIRHLQYGRWCYENGLGVHPLPVHPLPRPTYPWEGFPVLHYNQNSFSHHHSGFHHSPVIYGIQPVLLPAVPFPWEDVPKHRGTGTYLPYMNTSPHGNRFPVQKESIQAPSGSTRHHNWRNMSFPEPNMLDRSSHELSQPVDKAVASGGSSSDNFPPHQYGHPSANGSLIYREGTEVELVGHPPGSENSWPQRTVSSSPRTPSGAHKAVASGASSSDSYPLHQYGHPNANGSLIHREGTEVEFVGHPPGSENSWLQRAVSSSPRTLSGAHKTQTALSSEQDRIASRSSYRLKDEDDFPPLSN